GCATGAACGCACCGGGTACGGGCAACGGGTGGAGACGACGAGATGGGGGGAGCGGGGCCGGCCGCGACGGAAGCCGGCCATAAAAAAAGGGCACGACGCCCGTGTGGCGCGTCGTGCCCTGGATGTACGTCTGCCCGGGCCGAAGGTTCAGCGCGGGCGCATCATCATCCGCGGCTCCTGCGGTACAGCACCAGCGACAGCACGCCCAGCCACACGATCATGACCACCAGGCCGCCCGATTCGCGCAGGTACTCGTTCTGCATCCAGGCGTCCACTCCGAAAATCGAGCTCTGAAGCTGGATCCGGGAGATCCAGACGAGCGCCCAGACGACGAAGAGGCCGGCGACGATGGCCACCGGCGCCAGCGATACCTTGTTGAACATGTACAACGCGCTGAGCACCGCCGTGGCGCCGTAGGCCAGCACCCAGATGGGCGCCTCGCCGTCGACATCGTTCAGCTGGTAATACGTCCACACGAGGAACAGGAGGGTCATCCCTCCGCTCAGGATGTTGAGGAATTTCATGGTCTTACTGATTGTCTTTCGCAAAAGCGGCATCGAACGCGCCGTGCGCCGGCGCGAAATCCACGCCCTTGACGAACGAGCACGCTTCCTCGGCGCCATGTTCGCGGTCCATGCCGGAGTCCTCCCATTCGATGGAGAGCGGCCCGGCATAGCCTACGCGGTTGAGCATCCGAATGATCTCCTCGAAGTCGATCGAGCCGCGGCCGATCGAGCGGAAATCCCAGAAGCGATCGCGGTGCCCGAACTCAATGTGGCCGCCGAACACGCCGGCTTCTTTCGGCTTGTCGGACCACCAGACGTCCTTCATGTGCGCATGGTAGATGCGGTCGCCGAAGGTCTCGATGAATCCGACATAGTCGACGCCCTGGTAGCCGAAGTGGCTGGGGTCGTAATTAAAGCCGAACGCCTCGCGATGCCCGATGGCTTCGAGCGCCTTGCGGGCCGACGAGATGTCGAAAGCGATCTCGGTCGGGTGCACTTCGAGGCCGAATCGGACGCCCACCTCATCAAAGACGTCGAGGATGGGATTCCAGCGATCGGCGAAGTCCTTGAAGCCGGCCTCGATCATCTCGGGTGGTACGGGCGGGAAGGAATAGAGCAGGTGCCAGATGCTGCTGCCGGTAAAGCCGTTGACGACCTTCACGCCGAGCCGGGCGGCCGCGCGCGCGGTGTCCATCATCTCTTTCGCGGCACGCTGGCGGACGCCTTCCGGATCGCCGTCGCCCCAGACGTGGGGCGGCAGGATGGATTTGTGCCGGATGTCGATATTGTCGCATACGGCCTGGCCCACGAGGTGATTGCTGATGGCCCAGACGCCGAGGTCATATTGGTTGAGGATATCGTGCCGGCTCTGGCAGTATTTCGCATCGCTCAGGGCTTTCTGAACGTCGAAGTGATCGCCCCAGCAAGCCAGTTCGAGGCCGTCGAAACCCATGTCGGCGGCTTTTTCTGCGAGCTTCTTGAGCGGCAGGTCGGCCCACTGGCCGGTGAAGAGTGTTACGGGTCGGGACATAGGAATTAGCGATTAGCCGTTAGCGATTGGTGATTGCGCCGTTCAGGCCGGCGGCGTGTAGCTGGCATCCACCCATCCTTTCTTCTTGCCGCTTTCGACGGCTTTGTGGATGAAGTGCACGCCGACGGCGCCATCCTGAACGGTGGGGAAATCGGTGTCGAAGGGCCCGGGCTTTGCGCCGGAGAGCTTCGCGGCGATGGTCCGGGCCGCGTTGACGTAGATGTTCGCGAACGCTTCGAGGAACGCCTCGGGATGGCCGGACGGAAGGCGCGTGTTGTGTTTCGCCGGGTCGGTCAGGTAGCCGTTCCCGCGTTTCAACACCTCTTCCGGACCGCCGTTGGTTCGCAGGTGCAGGTAGTTCGGATGCTCCTGATGCCACTCCATTGAGGCCTCGGTGCCGTAGATCCGGATGCTGAGGTTGTTCTCTTCCCCCACCGAGACCTGCGAGCAGTAGAGCACGGCCCGGGCGCCGCCCTTGTAGTGGACGAGCATGTTGGCGTCGTCCTCCAGCTGCCGGCCGGGCACGAACGTGGTGAGGTCCGCGCAGAGGCGGTCGATCTCCAGCCCCGTGATGTAGCGGGCGAGGTTTTCCGCATGCGAGCCGATGTCGCCGATGGCCGAGGAGACGCCGGCCTGTTTCGGGTCGGTGCGCCAGACCGCCTGCTTGGCGCCCTCGCCTTCGAGGAAAGTGGCGAGCCAGCCCTGCGGGTACTCCACGACGACCTTGCGGATCGTGCCGAGTTTGCCCTGGCGGACGAGTTCGCGCGCCTCCTTCACCATCGGATACCCGGTGTAGTTGTGCGTGAGCGCGAACACGGCGTCGTATTTCTTGACCAGCCGGCACAGCGCTTCGGACTCCTCGACGGTCATCGTCATCGGCTTATCGCACACGACATGGAAGCCGGCTTCGATGAAGGTCTTCGCGATCTCGAAATGGGTGCTGTTCGGGGTGACGATCGAGACGAAGTCGATGCGTTCGCCCAGCGGCAGCTTGCTTTCCTTCTCGGCCATCTCCTTGTAGGAGCCATACACCCGGGACGGATCGAGAAACAGTTCACGCCCCTGCTGGGCCGATTTTTCGGGGGAGGACGAAAAAGCGCCGGCGACCAGTTCGATTTCGCCGTCGAGCGCCGCCGCCTTACGATGGACCGCTCCGATAAACGCACCCGGGCCACCGCCCACCATGCCGTATCTGATTTTTCTGCCTAGAGACATGTTTGAAAATGTTCAATGTTTAGGTTTTAACGTTCAATGCGTGGTTAAACAGATTCACATGCCGGTTCGAGGAACGCATCATCTCGTTCCTTAAACAGTTAACCTTGAACCTGCAACCTAAAATCCATCTACCTCCTGATAGGCGCGGATCAGCGCGGCCTCGCCTTCCTTGCCCTCGCCGGAAAGGCCGTGCTCCATACCGAGGATGCCCGTCCACCCCTTGGCGTGAATGTGTTTGAAGACATTCTTGTAGTTGATCTCGCCGGTGGTGGGTTCGTCCCGGCCGGGGTTGTCGCCGATCTGGAAGTAGCCGATTTCATCCCAGGCGAGGTCGATGTTGGGGATCAGGTTGCCTTCCTGGATCTGCATGTGGTACAGGTCGTCCAGAATCTTGCAGGAGGGGCTGC
This genomic window from Rhodothermales bacterium contains:
- a CDS encoding Gfo/Idh/MocA family oxidoreductase, with the translated sequence MSLGRKIRYGMVGGGPGAFIGAVHRKAAALDGEIELVAGAFSSSPEKSAQQGRELFLDPSRVYGSYKEMAEKESKLPLGERIDFVSIVTPNSTHFEIAKTFIEAGFHVVCDKPMTMTVEESEALCRLVKKYDAVFALTHNYTGYPMVKEARELVRQGKLGTIRKVVVEYPQGWLATFLEGEGAKQAVWRTDPKQAGVSSAIGDIGSHAENLARYITGLEIDRLCADLTTFVPGRQLEDDANMLVHYKGGARAVLYCSQVSVGEENNLSIRIYGTEASMEWHQEHPNYLHLRTNGGPEEVLKRGNGYLTDPAKHNTRLPSGHPEAFLEAFANIYVNAARTIAAKLSGAKPGPFDTDFPTVQDGAVGVHFIHKAVESGKKKGWVDASYTPPA
- a CDS encoding transmembrane 220 family protein; the protein is MKFLNILSGGMTLLFLVWTYYQLNDVDGEAPIWVLAYGATAVLSALYMFNKVSLAPVAIVAGLFVVWALVWISRIQLQSSIFGVDAWMQNEYLRESGGLVVMIVWLGVLSLVLYRRSRG
- a CDS encoding sugar phosphate isomerase/epimerase family protein — encoded protein: MSRPVTLFTGQWADLPLKKLAEKAADMGFDGLELACWGDHFDVQKALSDAKYCQSRHDILNQYDLGVWAISNHLVGQAVCDNIDIRHKSILPPHVWGDGDPEGVRQRAAKEMMDTARAAARLGVKVVNGFTGSSIWHLLYSFPPVPPEMIEAGFKDFADRWNPILDVFDEVGVRFGLEVHPTEIAFDISSARKALEAIGHREAFGFNYDPSHFGYQGVDYVGFIETFGDRIYHAHMKDVWWSDKPKEAGVFGGHIEFGHRDRFWDFRSIGRGSIDFEEIIRMLNRVGYAGPLSIEWEDSGMDREHGAEEACSFVKGVDFAPAHGAFDAAFAKDNQ